The proteins below are encoded in one region of Aquisphaera giovannonii:
- a CDS encoding serine/threonine-protein kinase has translation MTQPPQSFTPEPAGSGRDETRADVLEDQRRRWRLGERTPVEAYLDRHPHLVDRSEDALCLIYQEVILREQAGQSPQLEEYQRRFPQWATELAVQFEVHRAIESSLVESTVASDRSTASVDGVAMPAGRMVAGCEVLEVLGRGGMGVVYRARQPGLNREVALKMILAGADGSPWASARFRTEAEAVARLQHPNIVQVFQVAEHDGLPCLLLEYAAGGTLAQKLDGIPWAVRRAAETAEVLARAMDYAHARGVVHRDLKPSNVLLAADGTPKVADFGLAKLVQGGESLTRTGDVLGTASYMAPEQAGGPGKVGPTADVYALGVILYEMLTGRPPFRAESTHQTLRQVIAVEPVSPGRLRPGLSRDLETICLKCLEKRPAKRYASAGHLGDDLRRFLDGRPIQARRVGPIGRLVRWSGRHPAVAGLTAALATLVAAAAIGLMLSARNERRLRLQAEGNLDVARQIVDEMYTQVAADVEGRPGMDAYQRRLLERALRFYRSFALRQSGRPEVRHEAAEAGLRAGDITLKLGRVEEAEEAYRGAVEVLEGLAGEAPAEPRYRSTLAGGLDRAGRLAAATSRTDRAEAMLRRAVAMYETLAAGSPNDAGYREGLARARVDLGSVFLQAGRLAEAEEEFRKARDLAEALVREQPEVFRHHAGLGTSYANLGRIAQETGRWGEARSNLERAVDEYGKQARGEPSRADSRFDLAMAVSNVAHLASDTRRMVEARAAYLRAEAIVAGLLKEHPDVSPYRKGLAKLRLNLGEVQRRAGRLDEAVQALRGAVPLWDELVEDEPEVTENRASLALCLNDLGIAYVALGRFDEAEAAYRRAVPLRERLAADHPEQVELNVQLGGIYGNLGQLHSSRRDHRAAIGWFDRASGVLEGVLRAEPRHAEARRYLRNVMSQRGAALDALGRPAEALSAWDRALELQEGLPPDSSASFTCAGRAEALEALGRYPEALAAWDRAIRDAPEPSREDYVSSRALTLARMGDHARATASAAAAFRSPLNAYNAACVYALSCSAVRHMNNAPPGAATISAGYAARAVEILGLVRATGHFNDPAQLRLLLTDGDLDSLRDRPDFRLMIYDLLFPADVFARK, from the coding sequence ATGACCCAGCCGCCCCAGTCATTCACCCCGGAGCCGGCAGGATCGGGCCGCGACGAGACGCGGGCGGACGTGCTCGAGGATCAGCGCCGGCGATGGCGGCTGGGTGAGCGCACGCCGGTGGAGGCGTATCTCGATCGCCATCCCCACCTGGTCGATCGTTCCGAGGATGCGCTCTGCCTCATCTACCAGGAGGTCATCCTGCGCGAGCAGGCGGGCCAGTCGCCCCAGCTCGAGGAGTATCAACGGCGGTTCCCGCAATGGGCGACCGAGCTGGCCGTCCAGTTCGAGGTGCATCGGGCGATCGAGTCCTCGCTGGTGGAGTCCACCGTCGCGAGCGATCGGTCGACGGCGTCCGTCGACGGCGTGGCGATGCCGGCGGGGAGGATGGTCGCGGGCTGCGAGGTCCTGGAGGTGCTCGGCCGGGGGGGCATGGGGGTGGTCTACCGCGCCCGGCAGCCGGGGCTCAACCGCGAGGTCGCTCTGAAGATGATCCTGGCCGGGGCCGACGGCTCGCCCTGGGCATCGGCCCGCTTCCGCACCGAGGCCGAGGCCGTCGCGCGGCTCCAGCACCCGAACATCGTCCAGGTGTTCCAGGTCGCAGAGCATGACGGGCTGCCCTGCCTGCTCCTGGAGTACGCGGCGGGGGGGACGCTCGCCCAGAAACTGGACGGCATCCCGTGGGCCGTCCGCCGCGCCGCGGAGACCGCCGAGGTGCTGGCCCGGGCCATGGATTACGCGCACGCCCGGGGGGTCGTCCATCGCGACCTCAAGCCGAGCAACGTGCTCCTGGCGGCGGACGGGACGCCCAAGGTCGCCGACTTCGGCCTGGCCAAGCTCGTCCAGGGGGGGGAGTCCCTCACCCGCACCGGCGACGTGCTGGGGACGGCCAGCTACATGGCCCCGGAGCAGGCCGGCGGCCCGGGCAAGGTCGGCCCGACGGCGGACGTCTACGCCTTGGGGGTGATCCTCTACGAGATGCTGACCGGCCGGCCGCCGTTCCGCGCCGAGTCCACGCATCAGACGCTGCGGCAAGTCATCGCGGTCGAGCCGGTCTCCCCGGGCCGCCTGCGCCCCGGCCTGTCGCGCGACCTGGAGACGATCTGCCTGAAATGCCTCGAGAAGCGCCCGGCGAAGCGGTATGCCTCGGCCGGGCACCTGGGCGACGACCTCCGGCGGTTCCTCGACGGCCGGCCGATCCAGGCGCGGAGGGTCGGCCCGATTGGCCGGCTGGTGCGGTGGTCGGGGCGACACCCGGCGGTGGCGGGCCTCACGGCCGCCCTGGCGACGCTGGTCGCGGCCGCGGCGATCGGCCTCATGCTGTCCGCCCGCAACGAGCGGCGCCTGCGCCTCCAGGCCGAGGGGAATCTCGACGTGGCGCGGCAGATCGTCGACGAGATGTACACGCAGGTCGCCGCGGACGTCGAAGGGCGGCCCGGCATGGACGCCTACCAGCGGCGGTTGCTGGAGCGGGCCCTGCGGTTCTACCGGAGCTTCGCCCTCCGCCAGAGCGGCCGGCCGGAGGTCCGCCACGAGGCCGCCGAGGCGGGCCTTCGAGCGGGCGATATCACCCTGAAGCTCGGCCGGGTCGAAGAGGCGGAGGAGGCCTACCGGGGGGCCGTTGAGGTGCTCGAGGGGCTCGCCGGCGAGGCCCCCGCCGAGCCGCGATACCGGTCCACGCTCGCCGGCGGCCTCGACCGCGCGGGCCGACTGGCCGCCGCCACCTCCCGGACCGACCGGGCCGAGGCGATGCTCAGGCGCGCCGTCGCGATGTACGAGACTTTGGCCGCCGGCTCCCCGAACGACGCGGGATATCGCGAGGGCCTGGCCAGGGCGCGGGTCGACCTCGGCTCGGTCTTCCTCCAGGCCGGCCGCCTGGCCGAGGCCGAGGAGGAATTCCGCAAGGCCAGGGACCTCGCCGAGGCTTTGGTCCGGGAGCAGCCCGAGGTCTTCCGCCATCACGCGGGCCTGGGGACCAGCTATGCCAACCTGGGGCGGATCGCCCAGGAGACCGGGCGTTGGGGCGAGGCGAGGTCGAACCTGGAGCGGGCGGTGGACGAGTACGGCAAGCAGGCCAGGGGCGAGCCCTCGCGGGCCGATTCCCGATTCGACCTCGCCATGGCCGTCTCCAACGTGGCCCACCTCGCCAGCGACACGCGACGGATGGTGGAGGCCCGTGCGGCCTATCTCCGGGCCGAGGCGATCGTCGCGGGCCTGCTCAAGGAGCATCCCGACGTCTCACCGTACCGAAAGGGCCTGGCGAAGCTCCGGCTCAACCTCGGCGAGGTGCAGCGCCGGGCCGGCCGGCTGGACGAGGCCGTGCAGGCCCTGCGGGGGGCCGTGCCGCTCTGGGACGAGCTGGTCGAGGACGAGCCCGAGGTCACCGAGAACCGGGCGTCCCTGGCCCTCTGCCTCAACGATCTCGGCATCGCCTACGTGGCCCTTGGGCGGTTCGACGAGGCCGAGGCCGCCTACCGACGCGCCGTCCCGCTCCGCGAGAGGCTCGCCGCCGACCACCCGGAGCAGGTGGAGCTGAACGTCCAGCTCGGCGGGATCTACGGCAACCTCGGCCAGCTGCATTCGTCCCGGCGTGATCACCGGGCCGCCATCGGCTGGTTCGACCGCGCGAGCGGGGTGCTCGAGGGCGTGCTCCGGGCCGAACCCCGGCACGCCGAGGCCAGGCGCTATCTCCGCAACGTGATGAGTCAACGTGGCGCGGCCCTGGATGCCCTGGGCCGCCCCGCGGAGGCCCTGTCCGCCTGGGACCGGGCGCTCGAACTTCAGGAGGGCTTGCCGCCCGACTCCTCCGCCTCGTTCACATGCGCGGGGCGAGCCGAGGCCCTCGAGGCGCTCGGCCGGTATCCGGAGGCGCTGGCCGCCTGGGACCGGGCGATCCGCGACGCCCCCGAGCCGTCTCGCGAGGACTATGTCTCCAGCCGGGCCCTGACGCTGGCCCGGATGGGGGACCACGCCCGGGCGACGGCCTCGGCGGCGGCGGCCTTCCGCTCGCCCCTCAACGCCTACAACGCCGCGTGCGTCTACGCGCTTTCATGTTCCGCTGTTCGGCACATGAACAATGCTCCGCCGGGTGCGGCGACGATCTCCGCCGGGTATGCCGCACGCGCCGTCGAGATCCTGGGCCTTGTCCGCGCGACGGGGCATTTCAATGACCCGGCGCAGCTCAGGCTACTGCTCACGGACGGCGACCTGGACTCGCTGCGGGACCGGCCGGACTTCAGGCTGATGATCTACGATCTGCTCTTCCCCGCCGACGTGTTCGCCCGCAAGTAG
- a CDS encoding VOC family protein: protein MGLNHVQLRVADVAANRAFFEDHFGLRCVADRGDVLAVLADEDSIVALNHFPKAADFTYPDDYWAFHIGFLQPNRERVDAIHASLKAGGYAPEEPREFHGAWTFYVKAPGGFYVEVGHQHSLSDGGVGGS, encoded by the coding sequence ATGGGGTTGAATCACGTGCAGCTCAGGGTCGCGGATGTCGCGGCGAACCGCGCCTTCTTCGAGGATCACTTCGGGCTCCGTTGCGTCGCGGACCGAGGGGACGTCCTGGCGGTCCTGGCGGACGAGGACTCGATCGTGGCCCTGAACCACTTCCCGAAGGCGGCCGACTTTACCTACCCGGATGATTACTGGGCCTTCCATATCGGCTTCCTCCAGCCGAACCGCGAGCGCGTGGACGCGATCCACGCGAGCCTGAAGGCCGGCGGCTACGCCCCCGAGGAGCCCCGGGAATTCCACGGCGCCTGGACCTTCTACGTCAAGGCACCCGGCGGATTCTACGTCGAGGTCGGCCATCAGCACTCCCTCTCCGACGGAGGAGTGGGAGGGTCGTGA
- a CDS encoding RluA family pseudouridine synthase produces MTPAVLYEDNHCLVVDKPAGLLSQGDVTGDPSLVTWAADYLKARYEKPGNVYVGLVHRLDRPTSGVVLLARTSKAAGRLAEQFRSGGIQKVYLAVVEGGPPSAEGTWDDVLEKDRRTNRVRVVERPAGGSGEKDAEVAYRVLERSRGRSTIELRPITGRSHQLRVQLAARGLPIVGDRKYGASSVLEAVDGGRRIALHARSLTFIHPTRGVAITVEAPLPADWPAAAGR; encoded by the coding sequence GTGACGCCTGCCGTGCTGTACGAGGACAACCACTGCCTGGTCGTGGACAAGCCGGCGGGGCTGCTCTCCCAGGGGGACGTCACGGGCGACCCGAGCCTGGTGACGTGGGCGGCCGACTACCTGAAGGCCCGCTACGAAAAGCCCGGGAACGTCTACGTGGGCCTGGTCCATCGCCTGGACCGGCCGACCTCCGGCGTGGTCCTGCTAGCCAGGACGAGCAAGGCCGCGGGCCGGCTCGCCGAGCAATTCCGCTCCGGGGGCATCCAGAAGGTCTACCTTGCGGTCGTCGAGGGCGGCCCGCCTTCCGCGGAGGGGACCTGGGACGACGTGCTCGAGAAGGATCGCCGCACCAATCGCGTGCGCGTGGTGGAGCGGCCGGCGGGAGGCTCCGGGGAGAAGGATGCGGAGGTGGCCTATCGCGTCCTGGAACGCTCCCGAGGGCGTTCCACGATCGAGCTGAGGCCGATCACGGGCCGCAGCCATCAGCTCCGGGTGCAGCTCGCGGCGAGGGGATTGCCGATCGTCGGCGATCGGAAATACGGCGCGTCGAGCGTGCTCGAGGCGGTGGACGGCGGCCGCCGCATCGCGCTCCACGCCCGGTCATTGACCTTCATCCATCCGACGCGGGGCGTCGCGATAACGGTCGAGGCACCGCTGCCCGCGGACTGGCCGGCCGCGGCGGGTCGCTGA
- a CDS encoding MarR family winged helix-turn-helix transcriptional regulator, translated as MKAESRRRGAYEQVAGECIAARVRLMNRVVTSPCDEALRPHGLRVSQVNILIAIACGEERRPAGVCRALRLERSTLGRDVELMKGKGWPESEPTDGGRNQVLRLTPAGHELLARARPAWEEAQAEVETIRRLSAKLGLAQGGDRDVEGATR; from the coding sequence ATGAAGGCGGAATCGCGCAGGCGCGGGGCATACGAGCAGGTCGCGGGCGAGTGCATCGCGGCCCGGGTGCGGCTGATGAACCGGGTCGTGACGTCGCCCTGCGACGAGGCCCTTCGCCCCCACGGGCTCCGCGTGAGCCAGGTCAACATCCTGATCGCGATCGCTTGCGGCGAGGAGCGGAGGCCCGCGGGAGTCTGCCGGGCCCTCCGGCTCGAGCGATCGACGCTGGGCCGGGACGTCGAGCTGATGAAAGGCAAGGGTTGGCCGGAGTCCGAGCCAACCGATGGCGGCCGGAATCAGGTCCTCCGGCTCACGCCGGCCGGGCATGAGTTGCTCGCCCGCGCCCGCCCGGCGTGGGAAGAGGCCCAGGCCGAGGTCGAGACGATCCGCCGACTGTCCGCGAAGCTCGGCCTGGCGCAGGGCGGAGACCGGGACGTGGAGGGCGCGACGCGTTGA
- a CDS encoding MarR family winged helix-turn-helix transcriptional regulator, which translates to MPRHRSSPEPSPASWDGIGFLLSQVASHSSARFAAGLEPLGLKPSHAGILRVIGEADGSSQQSLGERLGVFASRLVGLIDDLESRGFVERRDNPSDRRSYALHLTPAGREALAQISGLSRRLEGEVFASLDASERARMADFLRRIAAQQGLRPGVHPGIGKSGGPDSEPAPPRRKARRREPGPA; encoded by the coding sequence ATGCCCCGGCACCGTTCGAGCCCGGAGCCCTCGCCCGCGTCGTGGGACGGGATCGGGTTCCTCCTCTCGCAGGTCGCATCCCACTCGTCCGCCCGCTTCGCCGCGGGCCTGGAGCCGCTGGGGCTCAAGCCGTCTCATGCGGGCATCCTCCGGGTGATCGGGGAGGCCGACGGATCGAGCCAGCAGTCGCTCGGCGAGCGACTCGGCGTGTTCGCCAGCCGGCTGGTGGGCCTGATCGACGACCTGGAGAGTCGCGGCTTCGTCGAGCGCCGGGACAACCCGTCGGACCGGCGGTCCTATGCCCTCCACCTGACCCCGGCGGGCAGGGAGGCTCTGGCCCAGATCAGCGGCCTGTCCCGCAGGCTCGAGGGCGAGGTCTTCGCCTCGCTGGACGCGTCGGAGCGGGCCCGGATGGCCGACTTCCTGCGCCGGATCGCCGCCCAGCAGGGCCTCAGGCCCGGCGTCCATCCCGGCATCGGCAAGTCGGGCGGCCCCGACTCGGAGCCCGCGCCACCCCGGCGCAAGGCGCGTCGGCGGGAGCCGGGGCCGGCATGA
- a CDS encoding Flp family type IVb pilin, with translation MHRLLGRLRREEAGATAVEYAVLLALILVAVMTAINALGSTSSGIWANDTTNITSSIGGS, from the coding sequence ATGCACAGGCTGCTCGGAAGGCTCCGCCGCGAGGAAGCGGGCGCGACCGCGGTGGAGTACGCCGTGCTGCTCGCCCTCATCCTGGTGGCGGTGATGACGGCCATCAACGCCCTGGGATCGACGTCGTCGGGGATCTGGGCCAACGACACGACGAACATCACCTCGTCGATCGGCGGCTCATGA
- a CDS encoding DUF6677 family protein, protein MPQPTIELRDPYRAAFLAWLIPGLGHFYQGRTGKGWLYALCILGLYFVGFFLGEGKVVYWRWVSPLSNPEKFCIYYPGQFFVGLPALPALLQGTLHYFAPDMNAPFWGFMAEPPQNILNGMHPRLGKLVEIGTIYTTVAGLLNILAIYDAFEGPAYLDSEEPAAEEPAEAIAGAGREGVKAGGPA, encoded by the coding sequence ATGCCCCAACCGACCATCGAATTACGCGACCCTTACCGGGCGGCCTTCCTCGCCTGGCTCATCCCCGGCCTGGGGCACTTCTACCAGGGGCGGACCGGCAAGGGTTGGCTCTACGCCCTCTGCATCCTCGGCCTCTACTTCGTCGGCTTCTTCCTCGGCGAGGGCAAGGTCGTGTACTGGCGATGGGTGAGCCCCCTGAGCAACCCGGAGAAGTTCTGCATCTACTACCCGGGCCAGTTCTTCGTGGGCCTCCCGGCGCTGCCGGCCCTGCTCCAGGGCACGCTCCATTACTTCGCCCCCGACATGAATGCCCCGTTCTGGGGCTTCATGGCGGAGCCGCCGCAGAACATCCTCAACGGGATGCACCCCCGCCTGGGCAAGCTCGTGGAAATCGGCACGATCTACACGACCGTCGCGGGGCTCCTGAATATCCTGGCCATCTACGACGCCTTCGAGGGCCCGGCCTACCTGGACTCGGAGGAGCCCGCTGCCGAGGAGCCCGCCGAGGCGATCGCCGGGGCGGGCCGCGAGGGCGTGAAGGCGGGAGGCCCCGCATGA
- a CDS encoding fused DSP-PTPase phosphatase/NAD kinase-like protein, which translates to MFRLQWFGPRAYGRGRPGLPGGQGRRLVVLGLVAAACLSQTGCQSGPFSPCGFVGRTTSRLMRPFSKCGSGCATGTCGEVVADGGCFPGGVATEAVVAPGISTAPPIVVPPASSTPSNVGSPDTQLDAIPSATPGPAPTSRSSGRVPPPANQKTSSTYETLRPDSSGRVRGESLARNFGSTPAPAPRSAQEVKQAAARGPADVDSDSVLDRLPPLDLPREVTERGITPPVAPAVEREKKAPAPSPATTSTPAAAPAAAAAAAGTAASQDAPAAGEAPGMAHFAVVDMRLAGGSVPTRAGLDWLADRGYKTIVDLREPSEASAGIISQAARRGVRYIALPAASKAIDRDQVSRFNFEIADNDARPLYFFDADGSRAGALWYIRRVALDRVERDVARREAEDIGLKDSEGWLAATNYLDALADPHAAVPATSSNATSAADPPPVTPAARPVASSASASS; encoded by the coding sequence ATGTTCCGCTTGCAGTGGTTTGGTCCCCGCGCTTACGGCCGCGGGAGGCCCGGCCTGCCCGGCGGGCAGGGCCGTCGCCTCGTCGTGCTCGGTCTCGTGGCGGCCGCCTGCCTGTCCCAGACGGGCTGCCAGTCCGGGCCGTTCAGCCCGTGCGGCTTCGTCGGCCGCACGACCAGTCGCCTCATGCGCCCCTTCAGCAAGTGCGGCTCGGGCTGCGCCACCGGCACCTGCGGCGAGGTCGTCGCCGACGGCGGCTGCTTCCCCGGCGGGGTCGCGACCGAGGCGGTCGTGGCGCCCGGCATCAGCACGGCGCCGCCGATCGTCGTCCCGCCGGCCTCGTCGACGCCCTCCAACGTGGGGTCGCCGGATACGCAGCTCGACGCTATCCCGTCGGCCACCCCCGGCCCGGCCCCGACCTCCAGGAGCTCGGGACGCGTGCCGCCCCCGGCCAACCAGAAGACCAGCTCCACGTACGAGACGCTCCGCCCCGACTCCTCGGGGCGGGTGCGGGGCGAGAGCCTGGCCCGCAACTTCGGCTCGACCCCTGCGCCGGCCCCCCGGTCGGCCCAGGAGGTCAAGCAGGCCGCCGCGCGCGGCCCGGCGGACGTGGACAGCGACAGCGTCCTCGACCGCCTCCCCCCGCTGGACCTCCCCCGCGAGGTGACCGAGCGCGGCATCACCCCGCCGGTCGCCCCCGCGGTCGAGCGCGAGAAGAAGGCCCCGGCCCCCTCGCCCGCCACGACCTCGACCCCCGCCGCGGCCCCTGCCGCGGCGGCGGCCGCCGCCGGCACGGCGGCGTCCCAGGATGCCCCGGCCGCCGGCGAGGCGCCGGGGATGGCCCACTTCGCCGTCGTGGACATGCGCCTCGCCGGGGGCAGCGTCCCCACTCGCGCGGGCCTCGACTGGCTCGCCGATCGCGGCTACAAGACGATCGTGGACCTCCGCGAGCCGTCCGAGGCCAGCGCCGGCATTATCTCTCAGGCCGCCCGCCGGGGCGTCCGCTACATCGCGCTTCCCGCCGCCTCCAAGGCCATCGACCGCGACCAGGTGTCCCGGTTCAACTTCGAGATCGCCGACAACGACGCCAGGCCGCTCTACTTCTTCGACGCCGACGGCTCCCGCGCCGGGGCCCTCTGGTACATCCGGCGGGTCGCCCTCGACCGCGTCGAGCGCGACGTCGCCCGCCGCGAGGCCGAGGACATCGGGCTGAAGGACTCCGAAGGCTGGCTCGCCGCCACGAACTACCTCGACGCGCTCGCCGATCCCCACGCCGCCGTTCCGGCCACCTCTTCGAACGCCACATCCGCCGCCGATCCCCCGCCGGTCACCCCCGCCGCGCGGCCGGTCGCTTCCTCGGCTTCCGCCTCGTCGTGA
- a CDS encoding beta-ketoacyl synthase N-terminal-like domain-containing protein gives MSETRAVARRVVITGLGTVNPLGLDVASAREGLREGRGGIGPISPFDANAFPGRFAGEVKGFDPSDLPDPHAARRMDRCSRFAVHAAVEAVRDGGLGFSAGGPYRRGVVRGESDVMLSGGSEAAIKPMGLGGFVSARALSTRNHAPAAASRPFDRDRDGFVLSEGAGVVLEELEQGRRRGARIYRELTGFGRTNDAHGIAAPDPEGRGAVRAIQLALEDAGLDPGDIDCINAHATRTALGDGRGAAESVGRRDDAPCGGPLDRTDHDDLGAEPEEGRASGPLRRSGSNRPLSVGLQEHLEPASTRRVS, from the coding sequence ATGAGCGAGACGAGGGCGGTCGCACGACGGGTGGTGATCACGGGGCTCGGCACGGTGAACCCGCTCGGCCTCGACGTCGCGTCCGCGCGGGAGGGGCTCCGCGAGGGCCGCGGCGGGATCGGGCCGATCTCGCCCTTCGACGCGAACGCCTTCCCGGGTCGTTTCGCGGGCGAGGTGAAGGGCTTCGACCCGTCGGACCTGCCGGACCCGCACGCCGCGAGGAGGATGGACCGATGCTCCCGGTTCGCCGTCCACGCGGCCGTCGAGGCGGTCCGGGACGGCGGGCTGGGCTTCTCGGCCGGAGGCCCCTATCGCCGGGGCGTCGTCCGGGGCGAGTCCGACGTCATGCTGTCCGGGGGCTCGGAGGCGGCCATCAAGCCCATGGGCCTGGGCGGGTTCGTCTCGGCCCGCGCCCTCTCGACCCGCAACCACGCGCCGGCGGCGGCGAGCCGGCCCTTCGACCGGGACCGGGACGGATTCGTGCTCAGCGAGGGCGCAGGCGTCGTCCTGGAGGAGCTGGAGCAAGGCCGCCGCCGTGGGGCGCGGATCTACCGCGAGCTCACGGGCTTCGGCCGGACCAACGACGCCCACGGGATTGCGGCGCCCGACCCCGAGGGCCGGGGCGCGGTCCGCGCGATCCAGCTCGCGCTCGAGGACGCGGGGCTCGACCCCGGCGACATCGATTGCATCAACGCCCACGCGACCAGGACCGCCCTGGGCGACGGCAGAGGGGCCGCTGAGTCGGTCGGTCGGCGTGACGACGCCCCGTGCGGAGGACCATTGGATCGCACCGACCATGACGACCTTGGAGCTGAACCCGAGGAGGGGAGGGCGAGCGGGCCGCTCCGACGATCCGGCTCGAATCGGCCCTTGAGCGTCGGGCTTCAAGAGCATCTGGAGCCCGCATCGACCAGGAGGGTAAGCTAG
- a CDS encoding alpha/beta fold hydrolase: MMQGSTDGPGRSDPALGDELARFFTPRPVPATARDRALKDRGRSMAVGDGLAATAWGQGPTVLMAHGWESRGTHWGSFVEPLTDAGFRVVAVDAPAHGDSPGETTHVLEYGLALAAIGRDLGGLAGVVGHSWGAAAAAIAASRGLDAERFVLLGGPATLRGVVVRWCERRGIAGADALRFQEAVEGRVGQPLDGFDLTRLAPGFSHPALIVHDRGDEEMPVEEAVAVAEAWPGSRLLLTQRYGHRRILLAKDVIARVVAFLGGRDGDEGQAWPGAARPANAAGGDA; this comes from the coding sequence ATGATGCAGGGATCCACCGATGGGCCGGGCCGGAGTGATCCCGCGCTCGGCGACGAGCTCGCCCGGTTCTTCACGCCCCGGCCCGTCCCGGCCACGGCGAGGGACCGCGCCCTGAAGGACAGGGGCCGGTCCATGGCCGTCGGCGACGGCCTGGCGGCGACGGCGTGGGGGCAGGGGCCGACCGTGCTGATGGCCCACGGCTGGGAGAGCCGCGGGACCCACTGGGGCTCGTTCGTCGAGCCCCTCACCGACGCCGGCTTCCGGGTCGTCGCGGTGGATGCGCCCGCGCACGGCGATTCGCCCGGCGAGACGACGCACGTCCTGGAATACGGGCTGGCGCTGGCGGCGATCGGCCGCGACCTGGGAGGCCTGGCCGGGGTCGTCGGCCATTCCTGGGGCGCGGCAGCCGCTGCGATCGCCGCGTCCCGGGGGCTGGACGCCGAGCGGTTCGTCCTGCTGGGCGGCCCGGCCACGCTGCGCGGGGTGGTGGTCCGGTGGTGCGAGCGGCGGGGAATCGCCGGGGCCGACGCCCTTCGGTTCCAGGAGGCCGTCGAGGGCAGGGTCGGGCAGCCCCTCGACGGATTCGACCTCACGCGACTCGCGCCGGGGTTCTCCCACCCGGCCCTGATCGTCCACGACCGCGGCGACGAGGAGATGCCCGTCGAGGAGGCGGTGGCCGTCGCGGAGGCGTGGCCGGGGTCGCGACTCCTGCTCACGCAACGCTACGGGCATCGCCGGATCCTGCTGGCGAAGGACGTCATCGCCCGGGTCGTCGCGTTCCTCGGCGGGCGGGACGGAGACGAAGGGCAGGCGTGGCCGGGGGCCGCGCGCCCGGCGAACGCCGCCGGGGGGGACGCATGA
- a CDS encoding 4-amino-4-deoxy-L-arabinose transferase, whose protein sequence is MAVVAGVSALVFASEIRDEPFVDEYAYITQSYQPDALYAGMGNEAAWLDFLSFDLVPLPKYLINAAFRVTGTPRPGPYDAASWYRNTSSRWGTTRDLMIARLPFACCAVLGCAAICGLAGLTAGPRVMVLAGFALAMNPLFRLHAHRAMSEAPCEAFLILALLLGLMGWTRWWSSRGLAPAALPLWFASGCCAGLSMLAKFNGLLALFTMASWGVLGLATARGASFARRASLVAGVGLAIVSAAGTFVLLNPFMTAHPVGTPEPMRSLAEMGAISRFRFLIDQRRESSASQQRMFAHNALLGPLERAKVVAVQGLGRFGLLGPPKSDSTLRYDVQDLGALLWMPLVLLGLVRAILLGRRQRIAGEPPTAWALVLWAAVSAAVVTLYIPMAWDRYLLPIQAPFAVLAAIPLREALGRLLLQPAES, encoded by the coding sequence GTGGCGGTCGTCGCGGGGGTCTCCGCGCTGGTCTTCGCGTCCGAGATCCGGGACGAGCCCTTCGTGGACGAATACGCCTACATCACCCAGTCCTACCAGCCCGATGCCCTGTACGCCGGCATGGGGAACGAGGCGGCGTGGCTGGACTTCCTCTCCTTCGACCTCGTCCCCCTGCCCAAGTATCTGATCAACGCCGCCTTTCGCGTGACCGGGACGCCGAGGCCCGGGCCGTACGATGCGGCGTCCTGGTATCGCAACACCTCGTCTCGATGGGGCACCACGCGGGATTTGATGATCGCCAGGCTGCCGTTCGCCTGCTGTGCCGTACTCGGCTGCGCGGCGATCTGCGGCCTCGCCGGGCTGACCGCCGGCCCCCGGGTCATGGTGCTGGCCGGATTCGCGCTGGCGATGAACCCGCTCTTCCGGCTGCACGCCCATCGCGCGATGTCCGAGGCGCCCTGCGAGGCGTTCCTGATCCTGGCCCTCCTGCTCGGGCTGATGGGCTGGACGCGATGGTGGTCGTCCCGGGGCCTGGCGCCGGCGGCCTTGCCGCTCTGGTTCGCCTCCGGCTGCTGCGCGGGGCTCTCGATGCTGGCCAAGTTCAACGGCCTCCTCGCCCTCTTCACCATGGCCTCCTGGGGCGTGCTCGGCCTCGCCACGGCCCGCGGCGCGTCCTTCGCGCGGAGGGCCTCCCTGGTCGCCGGCGTCGGCCTGGCGATCGTATCGGCCGCGGGGACATTCGTCCTGCTCAACCCGTTCATGACCGCGCACCCCGTCGGTACGCCTGAGCCGATGCGGAGCCTCGCGGAGATGGGGGCGATTTCGCGCTTCCGCTTCCTCATCGACCAGAGGCGGGAGTCGTCCGCCTCGCAGCAGAGGATGTTCGCGCACAACGCGCTGCTCGGCCCGCTCGAGCGTGCGAAGGTCGTCGCCGTGCAGGGGCTCGGGCGATTCGGACTGCTCGGGCCGCCGAAGTCCGATTCGACGCTGCGATACGACGTGCAGGACCTCGGGGCATTGCTCTGGATGCCGCTCGTCCTCCTGGGCCTGGTGCGGGCGATCCTCCTAGGGAGGCGGCAGCGCATCGCGGGGGAGCCGCCGACGGCCTGGGCTCTCGTCCTGTGGGCCGCGGTGAGCGCCGCCGTCGTGACCTTGTACATCCCGATGGCGTGGGATCGCTACCTGCTGCCCATCCAGGCGCCGTTCGCCGTCCTGGCCGCGATCCCCCTGCGAGAGGCCCTCGGACGCCTCCTCCTGCAACCGGCGGAATCGTGA